Proteins from one Ornithobacterium rhinotracheale genomic window:
- the rpoC gene encoding DNA-directed RNA polymerase subunit beta' has protein sequence MSTNKNNTSKFDKIRIGLASPETILQASHGEVLKPETINYRTHKPERDGLFCERIFGPVKDYECACGKYKRIRYKGIVCDRCGVEVTEKKVRRDRIGHINLVVPVAHIWYFRSLPNKLGYILGIPSKKLDMIVYYERYVVIQPGIAKRPDGEELNQMDFLTEEEYLDIMETLPLDNQYLEDSDPNKFIAKMGAECLEELLKRIDLDELSYDLRHKANHETSKQRRTEALKRLQVVESLRESNQDGKVNRPEWMIMKVIPVIPPELRPLVPLDGGRFATSDLNELYRRVIIRNNRLKRLLEIKAPEVILRNEKRMLQEAVDSLFDNTRKSSAVKADGNRPLKSLSDSLKGKQGRFRQNLLGKRVDYSARSVIVVGPDLELHECGLPKDMAAELYKPFIVRKLIERGIVKTVKSAKKIIDRKEPVVWDILENVLKGHPVLLNRAPTLHRLGIQAFQPKLIEGKAIRLHPLACTAFNADFDGDQMAVHLPLGPEAILEAQLLMLGSQNILNPANGSPIAVPSQDMVLGLYYMTKIKHSTEEEKVIGEGLTFYSDEEVQIAYNEGKAELNAPIKVKVRVKEDGEFKMKLIETSVGRVLFNKIVPEEVGYINEVLTKKSLRNVIGSILKQTDFPTTAKFLDRMKTLGYMNAFEGGLSFSLGDILIPEQKSEMIQNAIDEVDAIRGNYNMGLITNNERYNQVIDVWTNTNANLTEIVMKRMREDKQGFNSVFMMLDSGARGSKEQIRQLSGMRGLMAKPQKAGSTGGDIIENPIVSNFREGLSILEYFISTHGARKGLADTALKTADAGYLTRRLVDVSQDVIINEEDCGTLRGLEVSALKKNDEIIEPLKDRILGRTSLQNVYDPETGDILVEADQLIDEEIAAKIDAAGVDTIEVRSPLTCDSKSGICAKCYGRNLATGKPVQMGETVGVIAAQSIGEPGTQLTLRTFHQGGTAGNVSEQSTLRAKQEGTVEFDELRTVDSKDEAGEPIKVVVSRTAEMKLINKNGDVVMTNNISYGSILYVSDGQKVIKGEAINSWDPYNAVIIAETAGKIKFENLTQGETFQLETDDQTGFTEKVISESRNKKLIPSLIVVDKSGEEKSYNLPVGAHLIVDDGEEIIAGKTLVKIPRSSAKSGDITGGLPRVTELFEARNPSNPAVVSEIDGVVSFGKVKRGNREIIVESRTGEIKKYLVKLSNQILVQENDFIRAGMPLSDGAITPTDILNIKGPTAVQEYLVNEIQDVYRLQGVKIDDKHFEIIVRQMMRKVRIIDAGDTRFLDSSLEHKIDFIEENDRIFGMKVVEDAGDSEVLKPGQIVSVRELRDENSKLRRDDAKLVVARDAMPATAEPVLQGITRAALQTKSFISAASFQETTKVLNEAAVAGKVDDLNGLKENVIVGHLIPAGTGLKAYQNMIVGSQKEYEELKSKKSTK, from the coding sequence ATGTCAACAAATAAAAACAACACTAGCAAATTCGATAAAATCAGAATTGGTTTAGCTTCTCCGGAAACTATTTTACAAGCTTCACATGGTGAAGTCTTAAAACCAGAAACCATCAACTATCGTACGCACAAACCAGAAAGAGACGGTTTGTTTTGCGAGAGAATTTTTGGTCCGGTAAAAGATTACGAATGTGCTTGTGGAAAATATAAAAGAATTCGTTACAAAGGAATCGTCTGCGACCGTTGTGGGGTAGAAGTTACCGAGAAAAAAGTACGAAGAGATAGAATTGGACATATCAATCTTGTGGTGCCAGTAGCCCATATTTGGTATTTCCGTTCATTACCAAACAAATTAGGATACATTTTAGGAATCCCGTCTAAGAAATTAGATATGATTGTTTACTACGAGCGTTATGTAGTAATTCAGCCAGGTATCGCTAAGAGACCCGATGGCGAGGAGCTGAACCAAATGGACTTCCTTACCGAGGAGGAATATTTGGACATTATGGAGACTTTGCCATTGGATAATCAATATTTAGAAGATTCAGACCCTAATAAGTTCATCGCTAAAATGGGAGCTGAGTGTCTTGAAGAATTGTTAAAGCGAATAGATTTAGACGAGCTTTCATATGATTTAAGACATAAGGCAAACCACGAAACTTCAAAACAAAGAAGAACCGAAGCCTTGAAAAGGCTTCAAGTTGTAGAGTCTTTAAGAGAATCTAATCAAGATGGGAAAGTAAACCGCCCAGAGTGGATGATTATGAAGGTGATTCCTGTGATTCCACCAGAGTTAAGACCACTAGTGCCGCTAGATGGTGGGCGTTTTGCCACCTCTGATTTAAATGAATTATACCGCCGTGTAATCATTAGAAACAATCGTTTAAAGAGATTATTGGAAATTAAAGCTCCAGAAGTAATCCTAAGAAACGAGAAAAGAATGCTACAAGAGGCCGTAGATTCACTATTTGATAATACAAGAAAATCCTCTGCCGTAAAAGCTGATGGCAATCGCCCACTGAAATCACTTTCAGATTCATTGAAAGGTAAGCAAGGTCGTTTCCGTCAAAACTTATTAGGTAAGCGTGTGGATTATTCTGCTCGTTCCGTAATTGTTGTAGGTCCAGATTTGGAATTACACGAGTGTGGATTGCCTAAAGATATGGCAGCTGAGTTATATAAGCCATTTATCGTTAGAAAATTAATCGAAAGAGGAATTGTAAAAACGGTAAAATCAGCTAAAAAGATTATTGATAGAAAAGAGCCAGTAGTTTGGGATATTTTAGAAAATGTATTAAAAGGACACCCAGTGCTACTTAACCGTGCCCCTACCTTGCACCGTCTTGGTATTCAGGCATTCCAACCAAAATTGATCGAAGGTAAAGCAATCCGTTTGCACCCGCTTGCGTGTACAGCGTTTAACGCCGACTTCGATGGTGACCAGATGGCGGTTCACTTACCACTTGGTCCAGAAGCAATTTTGGAAGCTCAATTATTGATGCTTGGTTCTCAAAACATTTTGAACCCAGCAAACGGTTCGCCAATTGCGGTACCTTCTCAGGATATGGTATTGGGTCTATATTATATGACCAAAATCAAACATTCAACAGAGGAGGAGAAAGTAATTGGAGAAGGCTTAACTTTCTATTCAGACGAAGAAGTACAGATCGCATATAACGAAGGAAAAGCTGAATTAAACGCTCCAATCAAGGTTAAGGTAAGAGTAAAAGAGGACGGCGAGTTCAAAATGAAGCTTATCGAAACTTCTGTAGGTCGTGTTTTATTCAACAAAATTGTTCCAGAAGAAGTAGGTTACATCAATGAGGTTTTAACTAAAAAATCTTTGAGAAATGTAATTGGTAGCATTTTGAAACAAACAGATTTCCCTACTACTGCAAAATTCTTGGATAGAATGAAAACCTTAGGATACATGAACGCATTCGAGGGTGGACTTTCTTTCTCATTGGGAGATATCTTAATTCCTGAGCAAAAATCAGAAATGATTCAAAATGCGATTGATGAAGTAGATGCGATTCGTGGAAACTATAACATGGGTCTTATCACCAACAACGAGCGTTATAACCAAGTGATCGATGTTTGGACAAACACCAACGCAAACCTTACTGAAATTGTAATGAAGCGTATGCGTGAAGACAAACAAGGATTCAACTCAGTATTTATGATGCTTGATTCTGGTGCGCGTGGTTCTAAAGAGCAGATTCGTCAGTTGAGTGGTATGCGTGGATTGATGGCAAAACCGCAGAAAGCAGGTTCTACAGGAGGGGACATTATCGAAAACCCAATTGTATCAAACTTCCGCGAAGGTTTATCAATCTTGGAATACTTTATCTCTACCCACGGTGCGCGTAAAGGTCTTGCGGATACGGCGTTGAAAACTGCCGACGCAGGTTACTTAACTCGTCGTTTGGTGGATGTTTCTCAAGATGTGATCATCAACGAAGAAGATTGTGGTACATTGAGAGGTCTTGAAGTTTCAGCATTGAAGAAAAATGATGAAATCATAGAGCCACTAAAAGACAGAATTTTAGGTAGAACATCATTGCAAAATGTATATGACCCTGAAACTGGAGATATTTTAGTAGAAGCTGATCAATTAATTGATGAGGAAATCGCTGCTAAAATTGATGCTGCAGGTGTAGATACAATCGAGGTGCGTTCTCCTTTAACATGTGATTCTAAATCAGGAATCTGTGCTAAATGTTACGGTAGAAACCTTGCAACTGGTAAGCCAGTTCAAATGGGTGAAACTGTAGGGGTAATCGCAGCACAATCAATTGGGGAGCCAGGTACTCAGCTTACGCTTCGTACATTCCACCAAGGGGGTACTGCGGGTAACGTTTCTGAGCAGTCTACTTTAAGAGCTAAGCAAGAAGGTACTGTAGAGTTTGATGAATTAAGAACCGTAGATTCTAAAGATGAAGCAGGAGAGCCAATAAAAGTGGTAGTTTCTCGTACTGCTGAGATGAAGTTGATTAATAAGAATGGTGATGTCGTAATGACAAACAACATTTCTTATGGTTCGATTTTATATGTAAGCGATGGACAAAAAGTAATTAAAGGAGAGGCAATCAACTCTTGGGATCCTTATAACGCTGTGATTATTGCAGAAACTGCGGGTAAAATTAAGTTTGAAAACTTAACTCAAGGTGAAACTTTCCAATTAGAAACAGACGACCAAACAGGATTTACCGAAAAAGTAATTTCTGAATCAAGAAATAAAAAATTAATCCCATCGTTGATTGTTGTGGATAAGAGTGGCGAAGAGAAATCTTACAACCTACCAGTAGGTGCACACCTTATCGTAGACGATGGTGAAGAAATTATCGCGGGTAAAACATTGGTAAAAATCCCAAGATCTTCTGCAAAATCAGGGGATATCACGGGTGGTTTACCAAGGGTAACAGAGCTTTTCGAAGCGCGTAACCCTTCAAACCCTGCAGTAGTTTCTGAAATCGATGGAGTAGTAAGCTTTGGTAAAGTTAAGAGAGGTAACCGCGAAATCATCGTAGAATCTCGTACAGGTGAAATCAAGAAATACTTGGTGAAACTTTCAAACCAAATCTTAGTTCAAGAAAACGACTTTATCCGTGCGGGTATGCCGTTGTCTGATGGAGCTATTACTCCGACTGATATCTTGAATATTAAAGGGCCTACTGCCGTTCAAGAATACTTAGTAAACGAAATCCAAGATGTGTATCGTTTACAAGGGGTGAAAATTGATGATAAACACTTCGAAATCATCGTAAGACAGATGATGAGAAAAGTAAGAATCATCGATGCAGGAGATACTCGTTTCTTAGATTCAAGTTTGGAACATAAAATCGACTTTATCGAGGAAAACGATAGAATCTTTGGAATGAAGGTCGTAGAAGATGCAGGAGATAGTGAAGTGTTGAAACCGGGACAAATTGTTTCTGTTCGTGAGTTGAGAGATGAAAATTCAAAACTTCGTAGAGATGATGCTAAATTGGTAGTTGCTCGTGATGCAATGCCAGCTACAGCAGAGCCAGTGCTACAAGGTATCACTAGAGCAGCGTTACAGACTAAATCGTTTATCTCTGCCGCATCATTCCAGGAAACTACAAAAGTATTGAACGAAGCAGCAGTTGCTGGTAAGGTAGACGACTTGAACGGATTGAAAGAAAATGTGATTGTAGGTCACTTAATTCCAGCAGGTACAGGTCTTAAAGCTTACCAAAATATGATTGTAGGTTCTCAGAAAGAATACGAAGAATTAAAAAGTAAAAAATCAACAAAATAA
- the rpoB gene encoding DNA-directed RNA polymerase subunit beta, with the protein MHTKLATKNNSRVNFSTAKDVAEIPDFLDIQLKSFEDFFQLETRPDQRKHEGLFKTFAENFPITDTRNQFVLEFLDYFVDSPRYSIQECIERGLTYSVPLKARLKLYCTDPEHEDFETVVQDVYLGTIPYMTPSGSFVINGAERVIVSQLHRSPGVFFGQSFHANGTKLYSSRIIPFKGSWIEFATDINSVMYAYIDRKKKLPLTTLLRAIGYERDKDILEIFDLAEEVKANKSNLTKALGRTLAARVLNTWHEDFVDEDTGEVVSIERNEIVLDRETILEKEHIEEILDAGVKTILLHKEDNKAQDYAIILNTLQKDPTNTEKEAVEYIYRQLRNAEPPDEETARGIIDKLFFSDARYSLGEVGRYRLNKKLSLDIPENIQVLTKEDIISIVKYLIELVNSKAEVDDIDHLSNRRVRTVGEQMANQFGVGLNRMARTIRERMNVRDNEVFTPIDLINAKTLSSVINSFFGTNQLSQFMDQTNPLSEVTHKRRLSALGPGGLSRERAGFEVRDVHYTHYGRLCPIETPEGPNIGLISSLCVYAKVNSMGFLETPYRTAENGVVDLQKAPIYLTAEEEEDKIIAQANAPLDDHGKFLNDRVIAREDGDFPVVDPSEVNLMDVAPNQIASISASLIPFLEHDDANRALMGSNMMRQAVPLLKPQAPIVGTGLEGAVARDSRILINAEGNGEVRYVDARKIIIAYERTEEQDIVSFDPAEKTYNLIKFRKTNQGTSINLKPIVKVGDKVQKGQVLCEGYATENGELALGRNLLVSFMPWKGYNFEDAIVISEKAVREDWFTSIHIDEYTMDVRDTKLGMEELTNDIPNVSEEATKDLDENGMIRIGAEVKPGDILIGKITPKGESDPTPEEKLLRAIFGDKAGDVKDASLKATPSLRGVVIDKKLFARSIKDKNKRAKDKITIEKLDEDFQKNFDELREVLLEKLYKLLNGKTSQGVFNDLNEEIIPKGAKFTQKLLSSVDDYQNLTGGNWTTDDHLNELVKQLLHNFKIKYNDLQGVLNRERFTISVGDELPSGIVKLAKIYIAKKRKLKVGDKMAGRHGNKGIVARIVRDEDMPFLADGTPVDIVLNPLGVPSRMNIGQIFETVLGWAGRNLGQKYATPIFDGAHIKEINELTDKAGVPRYGTTYLYDGGTGERFDQKATVGVIYMLKLGHMVDDKMHARSIGPYSLITQQPLGGKAQFGGQRFGEMEVWALEAYGASNILREILTVKSDDVLGRANTYNAIVKGNPMPEPGIPESFNVLLHELKGLGLDIDLLSSEDENPQ; encoded by the coding sequence ATGCATACGAAATTGGCGACAAAAAATAATTCTAGAGTTAATTTTTCCACTGCAAAAGATGTTGCGGAAATTCCAGATTTTTTGGATATTCAATTAAAGTCTTTTGAAGATTTTTTCCAATTAGAAACAAGACCAGATCAACGAAAACACGAAGGTCTTTTCAAAACTTTTGCAGAGAACTTCCCAATCACCGATACACGCAATCAATTTGTTTTAGAATTTTTAGATTATTTTGTGGATTCTCCACGTTACTCAATTCAAGAGTGTATCGAAAGAGGTTTAACTTATAGCGTTCCTTTAAAAGCTCGTTTAAAACTGTATTGTACAGATCCTGAGCACGAAGATTTTGAAACTGTAGTTCAAGATGTTTATTTAGGAACCATTCCATATATGACTCCTAGCGGTTCTTTTGTGATTAATGGTGCTGAGCGTGTTATCGTTTCCCAGTTACACCGTTCTCCAGGGGTATTCTTTGGTCAATCATTCCACGCAAATGGTACAAAATTATATTCTTCTCGTATCATTCCATTCAAAGGTTCGTGGATTGAATTTGCAACAGATATTAACAGCGTAATGTATGCTTACATCGATCGTAAGAAAAAACTTCCACTTACGACTTTGTTAAGAGCTATTGGTTATGAAAGAGATAAAGATATTTTAGAAATCTTTGATTTAGCTGAAGAAGTTAAAGCTAATAAGTCCAACTTGACTAAAGCTTTAGGTAGAACTTTGGCTGCTCGTGTTTTGAACACTTGGCACGAAGATTTCGTAGATGAAGATACAGGTGAAGTGGTATCTATTGAGCGTAATGAAATTGTACTCGATCGTGAAACAATTCTTGAAAAAGAACATATCGAAGAGATTTTGGATGCGGGTGTTAAAACTATCCTTTTGCACAAGGAAGATAACAAAGCGCAAGATTACGCAATTATCTTAAACACTTTACAAAAAGACCCAACCAACACCGAGAAAGAAGCTGTTGAATACATTTATCGTCAACTTCGTAACGCTGAGCCACCAGATGAGGAAACTGCTCGTGGTATTATTGATAAATTGTTCTTCTCAGACGCTCGATATAGCTTAGGTGAAGTTGGTCGTTACAGATTAAACAAAAAATTGTCTTTAGATATTCCCGAAAATATCCAAGTTTTAACTAAAGAAGATATTATCTCTATTGTTAAATACTTGATAGAACTAGTGAACTCTAAAGCTGAAGTAGATGATATTGACCACTTGTCTAACCGTCGTGTAAGAACTGTAGGTGAGCAGATGGCAAACCAATTTGGAGTAGGATTGAACCGTATGGCGCGTACAATTCGTGAGCGTATGAATGTTCGTGACAACGAGGTGTTTACGCCAATCGATTTGATTAATGCAAAGACTTTGTCTTCTGTTATCAATTCATTCTTTGGTACCAACCAGTTGTCTCAGTTTATGGACCAAACCAACCCATTGTCTGAGGTTACTCACAAGCGTCGTTTATCAGCCTTAGGACCTGGAGGTCTTTCTCGTGAAAGAGCAGGTTTTGAGGTGCGTGATGTTCACTATACTCACTACGGTAGACTTTGTCCTATTGAAACGCCAGAGGGACCAAACATTGGTTTGATTTCCTCTCTTTGTGTTTATGCAAAAGTAAACAGCATGGGATTCCTAGAAACTCCTTATAGAACTGCGGAAAATGGTGTTGTAGATCTACAAAAAGCACCTATTTATTTAACAGCCGAGGAGGAAGAAGATAAGATAATAGCTCAAGCAAACGCTCCTTTGGATGATCATGGTAAGTTCTTGAACGATCGTGTAATTGCTCGTGAAGATGGAGACTTCCCAGTAGTGGATCCTTCTGAGGTAAACTTAATGGATGTTGCTCCAAACCAGATTGCATCGATTTCCGCATCTTTGATTCCTTTCTTGGAACACGATGATGCGAACCGTGCATTGATGGGATCAAACATGATGCGTCAAGCCGTTCCTTTATTAAAACCACAAGCACCAATCGTAGGTACTGGATTGGAAGGTGCTGTAGCAAGAGATTCAAGAATATTAATCAATGCTGAAGGAAATGGTGAAGTTCGCTATGTTGATGCTCGTAAGATTATCATTGCATACGAAAGAACCGAAGAGCAAGATATAGTAAGCTTTGACCCAGCTGAAAAAACCTATAACTTAATTAAGTTTAGAAAAACTAACCAAGGAACTTCTATCAATTTGAAACCAATTGTGAAAGTTGGAGACAAAGTTCAAAAAGGACAAGTTTTGTGCGAAGGTTATGCTACTGAAAACGGAGAGCTTGCTTTAGGTAGAAACTTGCTTGTATCATTCATGCCTTGGAAAGGATATAACTTCGAGGATGCGATTGTAATTTCTGAAAAAGCAGTAAGAGAAGATTGGTTTACTTCAATTCACATAGATGAATATACTATGGATGTGAGAGATACCAAGCTAGGTATGGAGGAGCTTACAAACGATATTCCAAACGTATCGGAAGAAGCGACTAAAGACCTTGATGAAAATGGTATGATTCGCATCGGTGCAGAAGTGAAACCTGGAGATATCTTAATTGGAAAAATCACTCCAAAAGGTGAATCTGATCCTACGCCAGAAGAAAAATTACTTCGTGCAATCTTTGGAGACAAAGCAGGTGATGTGAAAGATGCTTCATTGAAAGCAACGCCATCGCTTAGAGGTGTAGTAATTGATAAAAAATTATTTGCTCGTAGTATTAAAGATAAGAATAAGAGAGCAAAAGATAAGATTACGATTGAAAAACTAGACGAAGACTTCCAGAAAAACTTTGATGAGTTAAGAGAAGTTTTACTAGAAAAACTGTATAAATTATTAAATGGAAAAACTTCTCAAGGCGTATTCAATGACTTAAATGAGGAGATTATTCCAAAAGGGGCTAAATTCACTCAAAAATTATTGAGTAGTGTAGATGATTACCAAAACTTAACAGGTGGAAACTGGACAACAGATGATCACTTAAACGAATTGGTAAAACAACTGTTACACAACTTCAAAATTAAATACAACGACCTACAAGGAGTATTGAACAGAGAAAGATTTACCATTTCTGTGGGAGATGAACTGCCTTCAGGTATCGTGAAATTAGCTAAAATTTATATTGCTAAAAAACGAAAACTTAAGGTTGGAGATAAAATGGCGGGTCGTCACGGTAACAAAGGTATCGTAGCTCGTATCGTAAGAGATGAGGATATGCCTTTCCTTGCCGATGGTACGCCAGTAGACATTGTATTGAACCCGCTAGGGGTACCTTCTCGTATGAACATCGGTCAGATTTTTGAGACCGTACTCGGATGGGCAGGTAGAAACTTAGGACAAAAATATGCTACACCTATTTTTGATGGTGCTCATATCAAAGAAATTAATGAGCTTACTGATAAAGCAGGTGTGCCAAGATACGGAACTACTTATCTATACGATGGTGGTACGGGAGAAAGATTTGACCAAAAAGCAACGGTAGGAGTTATCTACATGTTGAAACTAGGTCACATGGTAGATGATAAAATGCACGCGCGTTCTATCGGTCCATATTCATTGATTACTCAGCAGCCACTTGGTGGTAAAGCACAATTCGGTGGTCAGCGTTTTGGTGAGATGGAGGTTTGGGCACTAGAAGCATATGGTGCATCAAACATCTTGAGAGAAATCTTAACCGTGAAATCTGATGATGTTCTAGGTAGAGCCAATACATACAATGCAATCGTGAAAGGTAATCCAATGCCAGAGCCTGGTATTCCAGAATCTTTCAATGTATTATTGCATGAACTTAAAGGTTTAGGTTTAGATATTGATTTGCTTTCATCAGAAGATGAAAATCCACAATAA
- the rplL gene encoding 50S ribosomal protein L7/L12, whose product MADLKQLAEELVNLTVKEVNELAEILKEEYGIEPAAAAVAVAGPAAAGGGDAAEEKSEFDVILKSAGSSKLAVVKLVKELTGKGLKEAKDLVDGAPQTVKEGVAKDEAEALKKQLEEAGAEVELK is encoded by the coding sequence ATGGCAGATTTAAAACAATTAGCAGAAGAATTAGTAAACTTAACAGTTAAAGAAGTAAACGAATTAGCTGAAATCCTTAAAGAAGAGTATGGTATCGAGCCAGCTGCTGCTGCAGTTGCTGTTGCTGGTCCTGCTGCTGCTGGAGGAGGTGATGCTGCTGAAGAAAAATCAGAATTCGATGTAATCCTTAAATCAGCTGGTAGCTCAAAATTAGCAGTTGTAAAATTAGTTAAAGAATTAACTGGTAAAGGATTGAAAGAAGCTAAAGATTTAGTTGATGGTGCTCCACAAACTGTAAAAGAAGGAGTTGCTAAAGACGAAGCTGAAGCTCTTAAAAAACAATTAGAAGAAGCTGGAGCTGAAGTAGAGCTTAAGTAA
- the rplJ gene encoding 50S ribosomal protein L10 has translation MTREEKAQMIEDLTQVLNSTNTVYLSDISGLNSTDTSNLRRACFKRGVQLRVVKNTLLQKAMESIEDRDYEELYETLKGNTAIMVSDKENAPAKVIQEFRKKSEKPILKGAWIDSAIYVGDDKVEVLSNLKSKEELIADVVALLQSPIKTVLSQLQSGGQTISGLVKALGERAE, from the coding sequence ATGACAAGAGAAGAAAAAGCACAAATGATAGAAGACCTAACTCAGGTCCTAAATAGCACAAATACGGTTTATTTATCAGATATTTCTGGATTAAACTCAACTGATACTTCAAACTTAAGAAGAGCTTGCTTTAAAAGAGGTGTTCAACTTAGAGTTGTTAAAAACACTTTGTTGCAAAAAGCAATGGAAAGCATTGAAGATAGAGATTATGAAGAATTGTACGAAACCCTTAAAGGGAACACCGCAATCATGGTTTCTGACAAAGAAAATGCTCCTGCAAAAGTAATTCAAGAGTTTAGAAAAAAATCAGAAAAACCAATCTTAAAAGGTGCATGGATTGATTCAGCTATCTATGTTGGCGACGACAAAGTTGAAGTATTATCTAACCTTAAATCTAAGGAGGAACTTATCGCAGATGTTGTGGCATTGCTACAATCTCCAATCAAGACAGTTCTATCTCAGTTACAAAGTGGTGGACAAACCATTTCTGGATTGGTCAAAGCGCTTGGTGAGCGTGCAGAATAA
- the rplA gene encoding 50S ribosomal protein L1 yields the protein MAKLTKKQKEVAAKYDKSKVYSLEEASALVKEISNANFDASVDIAVRLGVDPKKANQMVRGVVSLPHGTGKDVRVLALVTPDKEQEAKDAGADYVGLDEYLTKIKEGWTDVDVIVTMPAVMGKLGPLGRILGPRGLMPNPKAGTVTMDVAKAVSDVKSGKIDFRVDKTGIVHAVIGKVSFEAVKLQENAKELIQTLLKMKPTAAKGTYMKSIYLSSTMSPSVQVDPKSV from the coding sequence ATGGCAAAATTGACAAAAAAACAAAAAGAAGTAGCTGCTAAATACGATAAATCAAAAGTATATTCTTTAGAAGAAGCATCAGCTTTAGTTAAAGAAATCAGTAATGCAAACTTTGATGCATCTGTAGATATCGCAGTAAGATTAGGGGTTGATCCTAAAAAAGCGAATCAAATGGTGCGTGGGGTTGTTTCATTACCACATGGTACAGGTAAAGATGTTCGTGTATTAGCATTAGTTACTCCTGATAAAGAGCAAGAAGCTAAAGATGCAGGTGCAGACTATGTAGGTTTAGACGAATATTTGACTAAGATAAAAGAAGGTTGGACAGATGTTGATGTAATCGTTACTATGCCAGCTGTAATGGGTAAATTAGGTCCGTTAGGTAGAATTCTAGGTCCTAGAGGTTTGATGCCAAACCCAAAAGCAGGTACTGTAACTATGGATGTTGCTAAAGCGGTTTCAGATGTGAAATCTGGTAAAATCGATTTTAGAGTTGATAAAACTGGTATTGTTCACGCTGTGATAGGTAAAGTTTCATTTGAAGCTGTAAAACTTCAAGAAAATGCAAAAGAATTAATCCAAACTCTTTTGAAAATGAAACCAACTGCAGCTAAAGGAACTTATATGAAAAGTATTTACCTTTCAAGTACTATGAGTCCGTCTGTTCAAGTAGATCCAAAAAGTGTTTAA
- the rplK gene encoding 50S ribosomal protein L11 → MAKKVQKIVKLQVRGGQANPSPPVGPALGAAGVNIMEFCKQFNGRTQEKQGKVLPVVITVYQDKSFDFVIKTPPAAVQLLEAAKIKGASSEPNRVKVANVSWDQIRTIAEDKMPDLNCFTVESAMKMIAGTARSMGITVKGGTKPE, encoded by the coding sequence ATGGCAAAAAAAGTACAAAAAATTGTAAAGCTACAAGTTCGTGGTGGACAAGCGAATCCTTCGCCACCTGTAGGGCCTGCATTAGGTGCTGCTGGTGTAAACATCATGGAGTTTTGTAAGCAGTTCAACGGGCGTACACAAGAAAAACAGGGTAAAGTATTACCAGTTGTAATTACTGTATATCAAGATAAATCTTTTGATTTTGTAATTAAAACTCCTCCAGCAGCGGTTCAGTTGCTAGAGGCTGCAAAAATCAAAGGTGCGTCATCTGAACCAAACCGTGTTAAAGTAGCGAACGTTTCATGGGATCAAATCCGCACAATTGCTGAGGATAAGATGCCTGATTTAAACTGTTTTACTGTTGAATCTGCAATGAAAATGATTGCCGGTACAGCTCGTTCTATGGGTATAACTGTAAAAGGAGGAACTAAACCGGAATAA
- the nusG gene encoding transcription termination/antitermination protein NusG: MSEMKWYVLKTISGRENKVKELIQDEIKYQGLEEYLGQIVIPTEKVIQVKNGKKIQRERVFYPGYVMIEVSLVGEVPHIIKNINGVISFLSATKGGDPVPMRKSEINRMLGRMDDVAEEVDVVNIPYQVGETVKVVDGPFGNFNGVIEEVNEDKRKLKVMVSIFGRKTPLELNYMQVEKI; the protein is encoded by the coding sequence ATGAGCGAAATGAAATGGTATGTTTTGAAAACCATTAGTGGTAGAGAAAATAAGGTGAAAGAGCTTATTCAGGACGAGATTAAGTATCAAGGTCTAGAAGAGTACTTAGGGCAGATTGTAATTCCTACAGAGAAAGTTATTCAAGTGAAGAACGGGAAGAAAATTCAAAGAGAGAGAGTTTTCTATCCTGGCTATGTTATGATTGAAGTTAGCTTAGTAGGAGAGGTTCCCCATATCATTAAAAATATCAATGGAGTCATTAGCTTCTTGAGCGCTACTAAAGGCGGAGATCCTGTTCCAATGCGTAAAAGTGAGATCAATCGAATGCTTGGTAGAATGGATGATGTAGCAGAGGAGGTAGATGTTGTAAATATACCATACCAAGTAGGAGAAACGGTAAAAGTAGTTGATGGACCTTTCGGTAACTTCAATGGGGTGATTGAAGAAGTTAATGAAGATAAAAGAAAACTTAAAGTGATGGTTTCTATCTTTGGTAGAAAGACACCACTTGAGTTAAATTACATGCAAGTAGAAAAAATTTAG